CATTCTTTACTTGTTCATAACCTTTACTGCTTAGTTTTTGTGCCGCTAAATCACTTCGGCTGCCTGTTCTGCAAATGAGATACACATCTGAATCCTTATTGATTTCTTCTAAACGGTCATCAAACTCCCCAAGCGGAATGTTCACAGACCCAGGGATATGCCCAAACGCATACTCTGCAGGTTCACGTACGTCGACAATCGAGACCGCTTCTCCGTCCTCCACCTTTTTTTGAAATTCCTCAAGTCCGATGACATCGTCATGCTTCGTTTCTTCCTTTGTTTCCTCTTCATTTGCTTTACGCAAGTAGTGGTGAAGCACTTCTCCTTCTTCAACGGTCCCGAGATACTGATGTCCAGTACTCTGTGCCCAGGCTTTAATATCTGCTGTAGAGCCTTTATCGGTAGCTTGAACTTCTATTACCTGCCCGGGAGCTAAGTCTTTCAACGCTTTTTTCGTTTTCACGATCGGCATGGGGCAGGCAAGCCCTTTCGCATCCAAAATTTCGTTAGCTTTAATACTCATAGTCTTCCTCCTTATTATTCAGTCTCGTCTGTCCAGGCGAGCATTCCGCCTTCCATATTAATCACATCAAAGCCCTGGGAGCTTAAAAAAGCGCAAGCCTGGCTGCTGCGTCCACCGGATCTGCACACCATATAATGAGGCTTAGATTTGTCCAGCTCGTTTAATCTCTCCGTAATCTGTCCTAATGGAATATGGCGCGCTCCTGGGATTTTCCCTTGGGCAACCTCTTCATCTTCGCGAACGTCAATAACGCTGATGTTCTCCTTTTTTAAATTTTCAGCTAGTTCAGTTGCAGTAATCTCTTTCATAGTAAATCCTCCTATTCCCTAAGGGGTATTACAATACTGATATTCCTATACGTGTAAGGGTATAAACATTTGTTTTTTATATAAATAAGTTCACATTTCCATCTTCAGCATCGCCAATATAAGCGGCGACTCCTGCGTACTCTATTTCCTCCAGCAGTTCTTCTTTCTGCAGGCCTAGTAAGTCCATTGTCATTGTGCAGGCGATGAGTTTTACATCCTGCTCCTGAGCCATCTCCACTAATTGAGGAAGTGGCATGGCGTTGTGTTTTTTCATAACATTTTTTATCATTTTAGGACCCATGCCTAAATAGTTCATTTTGGATAAGCCCATCTTATCTGCTCCACGAGGCATCATTTTACCAAACATTTTTTCCATAAAACCTTTTTTCACCGGCGTCTGTGCATCTTTGCGTAACGCATTCAAACCCCAGAAGGTATGAAAAATTGTTACTTCATGATCGTAAGCTGCGGCCCCATTCGCAATAATGTACGCTGCCATAGCTTTGTCGTAATCCCCACTGAATAAAACAATGGTTGTCTTTTTCGTTTCTGACATAAATATTCTCCTTTCACCGTATATACATATACGTGTATGGGTATTCAAATGAATAAAAAAATAAAAACGCATCGCAAATCTAAGATTCCAATAGAAGCTTAAAAGACATTTGCTAGTTTGTCAACCCGGTTGATTTAACGGCTTTTCACCAGCAAATTCACCGCTTCCTGGATCAATTCCTCAGAGCTTTGGTCAGATTCCTGCTCTTCCCTGATGCACCTTTCTAAATTGGCGCTTACGATAACAGCCGCTGCTCGATCAAGCGCACTTCTGACAGCACTCATTTGAGTAATGACATCCCGGCAGTCTTTCTCTTCCTCCATCATTTTCATCAGGCCTTTCACCTGGCCTTCAATTCGTTTCATACGGTTTTTCACTCTAGGATCATAA
This Halobacillus salinarum DNA region includes the following protein-coding sequences:
- a CDS encoding metal-sensitive transcriptional regulator, which produces MNYDPRVKNRMKRIEGQVKGLMKMMEEEKDCRDVITQMSAVRSALDRAAAVIVSANLERCIREEQESDQSSEELIQEAVNLLVKSR
- a CDS encoding sulfurtransferase TusA family protein; its protein translation is MSIKANEILDAKGLACPMPIVKTKKALKDLAPGQVIEVQATDKGSTADIKAWAQSTGHQYLGTVEEGEVLHHYLRKANEEETKEETKHDDVIGLEEFQKKVEDGEAVSIVDVREPAEYAFGHIPGSVNIPLGEFDDRLEEINKDSDVYLICRTGSRSDLAAQKLSSKGYEQVKNVVPGMSEWQGPTEQTNQ
- a CDS encoding rhodanese-like domain-containing protein, whose protein sequence is MKEITATELAENLKKENISVIDVREDEEVAQGKIPGARHIPLGQITERLNELDKSKPHYMVCRSGGRSSQACAFLSSQGFDVINMEGGMLAWTDETE
- a CDS encoding DsrE/DsrF/DrsH-like family protein, with translation MSETKKTTIVLFSGDYDKAMAAYIIANGAAAYDHEVTIFHTFWGLNALRKDAQTPVKKGFMEKMFGKMMPRGADKMGLSKMNYLGMGPKMIKNVMKKHNAMPLPQLVEMAQEQDVKLIACTMTMDLLGLQKEELLEEIEYAGVAAYIGDAEDGNVNLFI